CTGGGGCTATGATTTTGAAGGATACGAGCACACGGTCAATTCTCACATCAATCGATTACGTGCAAAAATCGAACCTGATATGGACACCCCAAAATTCATTTTGACCACCTGGGGAGTTGGTTATAAGTTTAACGAAGAACTAGTGCAACTATGAGCCAGGCATTGACCAATCAGCTTATCAAAAAGATCATGATGGTATTCTTGCTCATGATCCTGTTAGTAGGAGCTGTATACATGACACTGACGATCTACTTTACCAATAAGTATTTCGAAGAAGCTTCTCAACGACTTAATTCCCAGGTAGCTTCCCACCTCATCGAAGAAAAATTCAAGGAAGATTCCCCCTTTCTGGAAGACGGCTCAGTGAACAAAGCCTTGTTTGGGGATGTGATGCACGATATGATGGCGGTCAATCGGAGCATAGAAGTGTACCTGCTCAATGACCTGGGCGAGATCCTATATAGTGTGGTGCTTGATCACTCGGACAATGAGAAGTCCCGCACTAAAATTGACCTGGTACCGGTGATGGACTTCATCGGGTGCAATGGTGATCGCTACATCCTGGGAGATGACCCCAGGGATCCTCAGAACAAGAAAATATTTTCGGCAGCCGCCTTCGAATCTAATGGTAAATCCGGCTTCATTTATATCATTCTTACGGGAGAACAATTTCAATATGTGACGGAAGCTTTGACGGGTAGTTACTTCCTTCGTTTGGGACTGGGCGCTTCGGCTGCAACGCTCGTATTTGGTGTATTGATCGGCTTGTTCTCATTGTGGTTCCTGACCAAAAATCTTCGTGAAATCATAGAAACGGTCAAGCGATTCCGGGATGGGGACCTTACAGCACGAATCTCTAATACGAAACACAATGACTTATCTATTTTAGCGGAGACTTATAACAGTATGGCAGATCGTCTGGTCGCCAATATCGAGGAACTGAAATCTGTAGAATCTTTGCGGAGAGAATTGATCGCAAATGTATCCCATGACCTTAGAACCCCTTTGGCGATCACCCGAGGATATGTAGAAACCTTGCAGATCAAGAAGTCTTTGCTTTCAGAGCAAGATCAGGAGAAATATGTCGGGATCATCCACAAAAACATCACGAAACTGTCTGGCCTCATTGATCAGCTATTCGAATATTCCAAACTGGAAGCAAGGCAAATAGAACCACGAAAAGAAGCATTTGCTATTTCTGATCTGGCATATGATGTTTTTGAAAAATACCAGCAATTAGCCAGTGAAAGATCCCTTTCTATTCAGCTGGACATTGAAGAAAAACTCCCATTAGTCTTTGCAGACATCAGTCTGGTGGAACGCGTGATCCAAAACCTCATGGACAATGCGCTAAAATTCACACCTGAAGGTGGAAGTGTAACCATTGCAATGGGTTCCAATGAAAAGGAAGTACATGTTGCTATCAAGGATACGGGAGTAGGTATTGCATCTGATGAACTCACTCAGATCTTTGAACGCTACAAGCAAGTGTCTACTTCTACCAAATCGAAGAGAGAAGGTGCCGGACTGGGCCTTGCCATTGCCAAGAAGATCATGGAAATCCATGACTCCACCATCAAAGTGATCAGCCGGCCTCAGGAAGGAACTACTTTCCAATTCTATCTACCGGTATTTTCATAATTATTTGGATCAAGCGACTGTGCAATCATTATTGTTATGATTCCATAACAGGATTGTTCCCAGTGAATATCTTGGATTTGGAAAATTCGAATACAAGTCATACTTTCAACGCACAGCTTTGGAAATAAAACCACTATCCTAAATGATTGACTGAAAACCAAGTAAGCATTATACGCTATAGTATTATTCGCCTTGCACTTTCTTGTTGCCTAATCGCTTGTATCCTTCCTGTCTTCGGACAGGACAGCCTGGGATTGGTGATGCCTGAGCGTAACCTCTTTGGTGAACAATCCTATAAAAAACCATCCATTACCCAACTCAAAACACTACCCAGTAAACCCATCACCTCTAATCAATTGGAGGTGGTCGCTCCAGAAAAAATCCAGTTGCAGGGACTGGAAAAGCAGACTTTCAACCAGCCGGAGAAACAGGCAATAAAATTTAACACTTCACCCCTGCTTTGGAACAAAAGTCTCCCAATAGATTTTCACAAATTCAATGATCGATCAAAGCTAAACCTTAGCAAATTCGATTCGGATCAGGGATTGGTTTCAGATATGATACAGGACATGGTCATGGACCGGGAAGGAATCTGGTGGCTGGCTACCGCAGATAAAGGACTGATCCAATATGATGGCACCAGACAAAGGGTTTTCACAACTGAAAACGGATTATCAAGTAATTTAATTCATGTGCTTTTGATCGATCACAAAGGTCAATTGTGGATTGGTAGCGACAAAGGAATTGACATCTTTGATGGGCAGCAATTGAAGCATTTGGGTATCACCAATGGCTTGCCCGGTGAGATAATCTGGGCCTTGTATGAAGATCAAAATAATCAGGTTTGGATCGGTACTGAAAAAGGGCTGGTACGAATCGATTCTACCCAAAAAAACCTGCAACTATTCACCAAAGATCAAGGTTTACCTAACCTGGTAGTCTGGACCATCCACCAAGACAATAAGGGACAGACCTGGGTCGGAACAGAAGCGGGCCTGGCAATCATCGAAGAAAATCCTGAGACAGCCGAATATCAAATAACCACTGTGTTACAAAGCAATGGATTACCCATAGATAACATCTGGTCCATCGATCAGGATAAAAATGGAGATATCTGGATGGGCTCCAATGGATATGGGATCTTCCAATGGTCGACAGAAGGAGATGAGATTCGCATGTTTAATTCAGATCATGGCCTATCCAGTGACTTGATCTGGGATGTACAACCTGTCAAAAATGGTATCTGGTTCGGAACCTATAGCAATGGAGCTATCCATTACGAAGAAAAAGATGGCAAATCTGTATTCACCCAACTAGATACCGACGAAGGCATTACAAATAATTATGTCCTTAAAATCGCTTCAGATCAACAAGGAGGAATCTGGATGGGTACAGATGGTGGCGGGGTTACTGTATTGCATGAGCCCAGAGGTGTCGTAAAACACTACAATGAAGGAACAGGATTAAATGAAAAGTTTGTACAATGTGTGTTTCGGGATTCTGAAGGGTTGTTATGGATGGGAACCGACAGCCGTGGTGTAAACATCATTGATGAAGTACGCGAAAAGGTTACCTACCTTACAGAACAGGAGGGCTTAAGCTATAATGCTGTTTGGGACATAGATGAGGACAAGGAAGGAAACATTTGGATTGGAACGGAATCCGGCCTCAACATTTATAATAAAAAGCAAAACACACTCACCAAATACGATTCACTTTCCGGACTGAGTGGTAATTCACCCTGGACTTTGTTTCGAGACAATAGCGACAACATGTGGATCGGGACCGAAGACGGTGGCCTATGCAAATACGATGCAGTGACCAAGAACTTCGTCTATTATAAGAATTATGGTCTGGACAATACAGCCATAATGGGATTCACCCAGGATAACGAAGATAACGTATGGGTGGCTACAAGGGGAATGGGTTTATTCAGAATCTCACCTGAAGATCAAATTCTGGTATTTGATCGTAAAAACGGACTAAGTAGCGACTCCATCACATACCTCTATCATGACAGTGAACAGCGTATTTGGGCAGGAACCGAAGGTCATGGCGTCAATTATTTTGAACCTGGATCGAACAGCTTTTCTTTTAAGCATTTCAAGAAAAAAGACGGACTAAGCCATGATGATGTTTGGTCGATTATTGAAGATGATACTGGCCGTATCTGGGTAGGAACAGTAGACAAAATAACCATCCTCAACATCAATACAGGAGCCTTAGAAGTGGCCGGGTATGTATCTACTGAACAGGGTTTAAAATCCAATGACCTCAATTCTTCGAGTGTTTTCAAAGAAAAAAACGGCAATCTCATTTGGGCAACCATCAAAGGTCCATCGGTCATCAATCCCTCTCAGATGAAGCCCGAACTAAAACAATTCAAAGTTGTGATCACTGAAGTTGAAATTGAGCATCAATCCCTTGATTTCCGGGAGGATCATTCTCTCCTTCTGGGAGAAAACAGGATAGAATTACCTGAGGAGCATGTTGATTTGATCCCATACAGCAATGTACCCACCGCACTTGAACTACCTCATCAGATCGCTGATATACACATCAATTTTATCGCTCAAAAAGCCTACTTCAGAAAAGACCTGGAGTTTCAATACAGATTGCTGCCCTACGACGAAGATTGGGAAACAACACAAACTTCATCATCTGTCATACTGAATAACCTGGGACCTGGTGAATATACGACTGAGCTAAGAGCCAGGGCTAATGGAGGCTTATGGGGGCCTTCCACAACCTTCCAATTCACCATTACCACTCCGTGGTGGGATACCTGGTTGGCAAGGATCGCTGGCATGCTGATAGTAATCTTAGCCTTGTATGCTTTTTACATCATTCGCACCCGAAGCCTTATCAAATCAAAAGAATTTTTGGAAGACAAGGTGAAAGAACGGACTTATGAACTTGAACGATCACTTAGAGAGGTAGTAGAAGCCCGTAATCAGTTGGTGCACTCAGAACGAATGGCCTCGTTAGGCATGTTATCCTCCGGTATTGCTCATGAATTAAGCAACCCTATTTCCGCGGTTTATAATGTTTCTCAGTTGATCGAGCGGGATTTTCAAGAACTATTCGATGAAAAAGGTGATCCCAAAGAAGCCAGGAAAAACATTGAAATGAGCATGGAAGTCCTAAAGGTTGCTTCCAACCAGACCCGAGAAATCATCAGAGGTCTAACGAACTACTCACGTCTGGAAAGTAAGGAGATGATTCTGGGAGATGTGCATCAATGTCTGGACAATTCTGTCATGTTGATCCAAAGCAAACTGGGGGATATTCAAGTGGAAAAAGAATATCATCCGGAAATTCCCCTTATACGTTGCTATTATACCGAATTAACTCAGGTTTTCCTCAATCTGATCAGCAACGCCATTGACGCCATTCATGATAAGGGTGACACAGAAGGCCTGATCAGAATCCATACTTCTTTGGAAAAGCGA
This DNA window, taken from Cytophagales bacterium, encodes the following:
- a CDS encoding two-component regulator propeller domain-containing protein; the protein is MTENQVSIIRYSIIRLALSCCLIACILPVFGQDSLGLVMPERNLFGEQSYKKPSITQLKTLPSKPITSNQLEVVAPEKIQLQGLEKQTFNQPEKQAIKFNTSPLLWNKSLPIDFHKFNDRSKLNLSKFDSDQGLVSDMIQDMVMDREGIWWLATADKGLIQYDGTRQRVFTTENGLSSNLIHVLLIDHKGQLWIGSDKGIDIFDGQQLKHLGITNGLPGEIIWALYEDQNNQVWIGTEKGLVRIDSTQKNLQLFTKDQGLPNLVVWTIHQDNKGQTWVGTEAGLAIIEENPETAEYQITTVLQSNGLPIDNIWSIDQDKNGDIWMGSNGYGIFQWSTEGDEIRMFNSDHGLSSDLIWDVQPVKNGIWFGTYSNGAIHYEEKDGKSVFTQLDTDEGITNNYVLKIASDQQGGIWMGTDGGGVTVLHEPRGVVKHYNEGTGLNEKFVQCVFRDSEGLLWMGTDSRGVNIIDEVREKVTYLTEQEGLSYNAVWDIDEDKEGNIWIGTESGLNIYNKKQNTLTKYDSLSGLSGNSPWTLFRDNSDNMWIGTEDGGLCKYDAVTKNFVYYKNYGLDNTAIMGFTQDNEDNVWVATRGMGLFRISPEDQILVFDRKNGLSSDSITYLYHDSEQRIWAGTEGHGVNYFEPGSNSFSFKHFKKKDGLSHDDVWSIIEDDTGRIWVGTVDKITILNINTGALEVAGYVSTEQGLKSNDLNSSSVFKEKNGNLIWATIKGPSVINPSQMKPELKQFKVVITEVEIEHQSLDFREDHSLLLGENRIELPEEHVDLIPYSNVPTALELPHQIADIHINFIAQKAYFRKDLEFQYRLLPYDEDWETTQTSSSVILNNLGPGEYTTELRARANGGLWGPSTTFQFTITTPWWDTWLARIAGMLIVILALYAFYIIRTRSLIKSKEFLEDKVKERTYELERSLREVVEARNQLVHSERMASLGMLSSGIAHELSNPISAVYNVSQLIERDFQELFDEKGDPKEARKNIEMSMEVLKVASNQTREIIRGLTNYSRLESKEMILGDVHQCLDNSVMLIQSKLGDIQVEKEYHPEIPLIRCYYTELTQVFLNLISNAIDAIHDKGDTEGLIRIHTSLEKRFVKVSVTDTGIGMSLETSQSIFKNFYTSKEPGRGTGLGLAISQGIIKKHQGSISFETEKDVGTTFITLLPIASDEY
- a CDS encoding HAMP domain-containing sensor histidine kinase, which codes for MSQALTNQLIKKIMMVFLLMILLVGAVYMTLTIYFTNKYFEEASQRLNSQVASHLIEEKFKEDSPFLEDGSVNKALFGDVMHDMMAVNRSIEVYLLNDLGEILYSVVLDHSDNEKSRTKIDLVPVMDFIGCNGDRYILGDDPRDPQNKKIFSAAAFESNGKSGFIYIILTGEQFQYVTEALTGSYFLRLGLGASAATLVFGVLIGLFSLWFLTKNLREIIETVKRFRDGDLTARISNTKHNDLSILAETYNSMADRLVANIEELKSVESLRRELIANVSHDLRTPLAITRGYVETLQIKKSLLSEQDQEKYVGIIHKNITKLSGLIDQLFEYSKLEARQIEPRKEAFAISDLAYDVFEKYQQLASERSLSIQLDIEEKLPLVFADISLVERVIQNLMDNALKFTPEGGSVTIAMGSNEKEVHVAIKDTGVGIASDELTQIFERYKQVSTSTKSKREGAGLGLAIAKKIMEIHDSTIKVISRPQEGTTFQFYLPVFS